The following are encoded in a window of Aquarana catesbeiana isolate 2022-GZ unplaced genomic scaffold, ASM4218655v1 unanchor232, whole genome shotgun sequence genomic DNA:
- the LOC141121799 gene encoding uncharacterized protein isoform X2: protein MEEWEYLEGHKDLYKDVMMDNQPPLTSPDGSSNGNPPERCPHPLYSRDSTQEDHTIPHHHQSGNLGDDNIVVKEEYKEEDEEYRVMEEFSEGHKDMMEPPNTRNPPERCPRPLYSRDSTQEDHTIPHCYKSGDPIDIEFEVKSEEEERYVRDDQQSMEEDGITGTFIEEDTPTEISTVDGREMRKTSEDCLTLSPDCKVEDEDITQYSPGENPTTSNVHPAPHSVDGPSYSSYPEEPQTVRDGAVLPTDKRFSCTECGKCFRYKCHLNEHIRSHTGEKPYFCTECGNGFHSKYNLNVHKRSHTGEKPYSCPECGKCFSQKTNLSIHLRSHTGQMPYSCPECGKCFSQKSKLYTHQRSHTGEKPHSCPECGKCFSEKSSLYKHQRSHTGEKPHSCPECGKCFSQKSDLYTHQRSHTGEKLYSCPECIKCFSQKSNLYTHQRSHTGAKPYSCPECRKCFSQKSHLYKHQRCHTGEKPYSCPECGKCFSVKSNLYTHQRSHTGRSRIPVLSEGIVPH, encoded by the exons atggaggagtgggagtatttagaaggacacaaggatctctacaaggacgtcatgatggacaatcagccgcccctcacatcaccgg atggatccagtaatgggaacccaccagagagatgtccccatcctctgtattcccgggattccacacaggaagatcacaccatccctcaccatcatcag agtggaaacctcggggatgataatattgttgttaaagaagagtataaagaggaggatgaggagtatagagtgatggaggagttttcagaaggacacaaggatatgatggagccacctaataccaggaacccaccagagagatgtccccgtcctctgtattcccgggattccacacaggaagatcacaccatccctcactgttacaag agtggagatccaatcgatatagaatttgaggttaaatcagaagaagaagagaggtatgtgagggatgatcagcagtctatggaggaggatggaataacggggacatttatagaggaggacactcctacagagatcagcacag tagatggacgggagatgaggaaaacctcagaggattgtctcactttgtctccagactgtaaagtagaagatgaggacatcacacagtatagtccaggagaaaacccgactacctcaaatgtccatccggcaccacacagtgtagatggaccatcgtattcctcttatcctgaggaacctcagactgtgagggacggtgccgtccttccaacagataagaggttttcttgtaccgagtgcgggaagtgtttccgttatAAATGCCATCTAAATGAACacataagatctcacacaggggagaagccgtatttctgtactgagtgtgggaacgGTTTCCATTCTAAATACAATCTTAATgttcataaaagatctcacacaggggagaagccatattcctgtcctgagtgtgggaaatgtttttcacagaagaccaATCTTTCCATACAtctgagatctcacacggggcagatgccgtattcctgtcctgagtgcgggaaatgtttttcacagaagtccaaactttacacacatcagagatctcacacaggggagaagcctcattcctgtcctgagtgcgggaaatgtttttcagagaagtccagtctttacaaacatcagagatctcacacaggggagaagccacattcctgtcctgagtgtgggaaatgtttttcacagaagtccgatctttacacacatcagagatctcacacgggggaaaagctgtattcctgtcctgagtgcataaaatgtttttcacagaagtccaatctttacacacatcagagatctcacacgggagcgaagccgtattcctgtcctgagtgcaggaaatgtttttcacagaagtcgcatctttacaaacatcagagatgtcacacaggggagaagccgtattcctgtcctgagtgcgggaaatgtttttcagtgaagtccaatctttacacacatcagagatctcacacggggagaagccgtattcctgtcctgagtgaaggaattgttcctcactga
- the LOC141121799 gene encoding uncharacterized protein isoform X1, with the protein MEEWEYLEGHKDLYKDVMMDNQPPLTSPDGSSNGNPPERCPHPLYSRDSTQEDHTIPHHHQSGNLRDSKVEDKEGIKEEDDEDGAMKESESLKEHKDLYQDTMVGSSNYRNPPERCPHPLYSWDSTQEGHTIPHHHQSGNLGDDNIVVKEEYKEEDEEYRVMEEFSEGHKDMMEPPNTRNPPERCPRPLYSRDSTQEDHTIPHCYKSGDPIDIEFEVKSEEEERYVRDDQQSMEEDGITGTFIEEDTPTEISTVDGREMRKTSEDCLTLSPDCKVEDEDITQYSPGENPTTSNVHPAPHSVDGPSYSSYPEEPQTVRDGAVLPTDKRFSCTECGKCFRYKCHLNEHIRSHTGEKPYFCTECGNGFHSKYNLNVHKRSHTGEKPYSCPECGKCFSQKTNLSIHLRSHTGQMPYSCPECGKCFSQKSKLYTHQRSHTGEKPHSCPECGKCFSEKSSLYKHQRSHTGEKPHSCPECGKCFSQKSDLYTHQRSHTGEKLYSCPECIKCFSQKSNLYTHQRSHTGAKPYSCPECRKCFSQKSHLYKHQRCHTGEKPYSCPECGKCFSVKSNLYTHQRSHTGRSRIPVLSEGIVPH; encoded by the exons atggaggagtgggagtatttagaaggacacaaggatctctacaaggacgtcatgatggacaatcagccgcccctcacatcaccgg atggatccagtaatgggaacccaccagagagatgtccccatcctctgtattcccgggattccacacaggaagatcacaccatccctcaccatcatcag agtggaaacctgagagattctaaagttgaggacAAAGAagggataaaagaggaggatgatgaggatggggcgATGAAGGAGTCAGagtctctaaaagaacacaaagatctgtaccaggacaccatggtggggTCATCcaactacagaaacccaccagagagatgtccccatcctctgtattcctgggattccacacaggaaggtcacaccatccctcaccatcatcag agtggaaacctcggggatgataatattgttgttaaagaagagtataaagaggaggatgaggagtatagagtgatggaggagttttcagaaggacacaaggatatgatggagccacctaataccaggaacccaccagagagatgtccccgtcctctgtattcccgggattccacacaggaagatcacaccatccctcactgttacaag agtggagatccaatcgatatagaatttgaggttaaatcagaagaagaagagaggtatgtgagggatgatcagcagtctatggaggaggatggaataacggggacatttatagaggaggacactcctacagagatcagcacag tagatggacgggagatgaggaaaacctcagaggattgtctcactttgtctccagactgtaaagtagaagatgaggacatcacacagtatagtccaggagaaaacccgactacctcaaatgtccatccggcaccacacagtgtagatggaccatcgtattcctcttatcctgaggaacctcagactgtgagggacggtgccgtccttccaacagataagaggttttcttgtaccgagtgcgggaagtgtttccgttatAAATGCCATCTAAATGAACacataagatctcacacaggggagaagccgtatttctgtactgagtgtgggaacgGTTTCCATTCTAAATACAATCTTAATgttcataaaagatctcacacaggggagaagccatattcctgtcctgagtgtgggaaatgtttttcacagaagaccaATCTTTCCATACAtctgagatctcacacggggcagatgccgtattcctgtcctgagtgcgggaaatgtttttcacagaagtccaaactttacacacatcagagatctcacacaggggagaagcctcattcctgtcctgagtgcgggaaatgtttttcagagaagtccagtctttacaaacatcagagatctcacacaggggagaagccacattcctgtcctgagtgtgggaaatgtttttcacagaagtccgatctttacacacatcagagatctcacacgggggaaaagctgtattcctgtcctgagtgcataaaatgtttttcacagaagtccaatctttacacacatcagagatctcacacgggagcgaagccgtattcctgtcctgagtgcaggaaatgtttttcacagaagtcgcatctttacaaacatcagagatgtcacacaggggagaagccgtattcctgtcctgagtgcgggaaatgtttttcagtgaagtccaatctttacacacatcagagatctcacacggggagaagccgtattcctgtcctgagtgaaggaattgttcctcactga